A segment of the Tissierella sp. genome:
AGATTCTTAGTTAAATTACCTGGTAGCTTTAGTATTAGTAATTTTTATAGGGAAATTTATCAGATACATGGTGTAATTAGCGTTGTTTTCGAAGGTGAAAAGATACCACCTAATAATATTAAAGATTCTTTTTTTATTGATGATAAGGATAAAAACTAATAACTACAAATATAGTATAAAGACAACAGATTATGTACAAACTCTCTAGAATATGGTATTCTATTTAAAGTATAAAGTTGTGAGGAGAGAAAAAATGAATAAGAGAAGTATTAAGATTTTAGTATTATTACTTATTGCATTAGTGCTTTTAGTAGCAGGAGGCTGCACAAAAGATGTAGGAGATGTTAAAAAAGATGTACAAAATAATAATGAACAGACTGAAGGAGGAAATGATATGGGATTAGAACAGTTAAAGCAACCTCAAGTAGGAGAAGAAGTAGCAATCATTACCACAAACCATGGAGATATTAAAGTGAGATTTTTCCCTGAAGTAGCACCTAAGGCAGTAGAGAATTTTAAAACTCATGCTAAGGATGGATATTATAACGGAGTTACTTTTCATAGAGTAATGAATGAATTTATGATTCAAGGTGGAGACCCAGAGGGTAGTGGTAGAGGTGGAGAAAGTATTTGGGGAGCACCTTTTGAGGATGAATTCGATTTAAACTATCACAATTTTAGAGGCTCTTTATCAATGGCAAATGCTGGACCTGGGACTAATGGAAGTCAATTTTTTATAGTTCAAAAAACATCTGTTGATAAATCTATGTTGGATGATATGGCAAAAGCTGGGGAAGGTTCAGGTTTTTCAGAAGAAGTAATAAAGGCATATGAAGAATTAGGCGGAACACCATGGCTAGATTTTAGACATACTGTATTTGGTCAAGTGTATGAAGGAATGGATATAGTAGATAAAATCGCATCTGTAAAAGTTGGTATGAATGACAAACCAACAGAAGCAGTTATAATGGAAAAAGTAGAAATAGTAGAATACAAATAACAATAA
Coding sequences within it:
- a CDS encoding peptidylprolyl isomerase, which codes for MNKRSIKILVLLLIALVLLVAGGCTKDVGDVKKDVQNNNEQTEGGNDMGLEQLKQPQVGEEVAIITTNHGDIKVRFFPEVAPKAVENFKTHAKDGYYNGVTFHRVMNEFMIQGGDPEGSGRGGESIWGAPFEDEFDLNYHNFRGSLSMANAGPGTNGSQFFIVQKTSVDKSMLDDMAKAGEGSGFSEEVIKAYEELGGTPWLDFRHTVFGQVYEGMDIVDKIASVKVGMNDKPTEAVIMEKVEIVEYK